One Bacteroidota bacterium DNA window includes the following coding sequences:
- a CDS encoding pectinesterase family protein, which produces EQTTFYAEYNSRGKGANPLARVKWSKQLSDEEAAAYTLENVFTRNSVCIPVVGSWNPLK; this is translated from the coding sequence GAACAAACCACCTTTTATGCAGAATACAACAGCAGGGGGAAAGGGGCTAACCCTTTAGCCAGAGTGAAATGGTCAAAACAACTGAGCGATGAGGAAGCTGCCGCTTATACCCTTGAAAATGTTTTTACCAGAAATTCGGTTTGCATTCCTGTGGTAGGAAGTTGGAACCCTTTAAAGTAA